The DNA sequence CTGATATCCGTAATTAGCAAATGTACTTTTTCGTTCAAGATGATATTCAGGGCTTCTTTTCCATTAGTAGCTGTCAAAATGGTCACATTGTCATTACTTGATAATTCCAATGTTTTTTGCAAGCCTTGCCTAATTCTCGGCTCATCATCAACGACTAATATCACTTTCTGAAACTTCATCTCTTTGCCTCCTCCACGGAATTTCAAAGTATACTTCAGTTCCTTTGCCTTTCTCACTTTCAATCATTAACGCGTAACTTTGTTTAATCTGATAATAAAGTTTTAAGCGCTTATTCACATTTACCAACGCCATCCCACTTTTACCAGAGAGTTTCATCGTATCTGTTTTTAATGACTGATATAGCGATTCAAGAGTTCTTTGCCCCATTCCAGCACCGTTATCTTTTACGATGACTTGGATAAAATCTCCCTTTCCTCTTTTAATGATGACCTCTACATGACCTTGTCCAACCTGATTCCCGATACCATGTAAAATAGCATTTTCTACCAAAGGTTGAATGACAAGCTTTGGCAATTCTACTGACTCAAATTCAGCAGGAACTGTAATCTTCCATGTTAAGCGGTCTTCAAATCTAATTTTCATGATTTTCATATATCGTTCGACATGGTCAATTTCTTCTTTTACTAGCACCCAATCCTCTTGTTTATCATACTGAATGGTATAGCGAAATAAGTCAGCCATATCAAGAACATATTCACTTAGTTCTTCTTCTCCTTTTTCATCTAATGACCAATACAATACATCCAATGTATTAAATAGGAAGTGTGGATTTATTTGTGCTTGGAGTGCTTTTAATTCAGCGCGACTACTTAGGATCTCTTTTTCATACACCACTTGTATTAAGTGATTCATTGTCTCAACCATATTGTTATACGTTTCATTCAATTCATTAATTTCCTTTGTTGATGATATTTCAGGGTTCGGGTGTAGTGCTCCTAATGTCCCATATTTAAGTGTCTTTGTTAATTTTTGTATCGGTTTTGTAATAGCGGTAGAAATAGAGTAAGAAAAAATGAGAAACACGAAAAAACCGATAATACATGCTACAATAAGAGCTGTACGTAGTGCCGTTACATCCTTTGTGACCGAGCTAATAGGTGTAAGGATAACGGTTTTCCAGCCAGTTAGTTTGGAGACATGTTCTACTAACAAATGTTCACTTTCATTTATTGTTACACTTCGTCCACTTGTACTAAAAATAAGGCTGACATCCCCTTCAAAATTTGAGGATATCGGGTGAACATCTCCATCTAGTAATATCATATAATCACTTGTTTGACTCGCTTCATTAAATTGAAAATAGGTATCTTTAATTCTTACAACTAGATACCCCCCTTGCGAAAACCAGCGGTCTAAAAGCGTTACTTGTTTAATAGCTAAATAAAAATTCGGGTCATTAGGGTCTTTGCTTATCCATATCATTCTTCCCTTTGCCTCATCTGCCTTTTGGATCCATCTTGGGTCCAATCGACTTGACAAATCAGCCTCATTTAACGGAAACAGTCTTCTTTCATCTGATAAATAAAGCTCAAAAGAATCGATTCCATCTGAAAAAGGAACATAAGAATTGACGACATGCATTAAAGATTGTCTTTCACGGAAGCTCGGTTCAATCCCATTTACGTGATTTAAGAGAATTTCTTGTACTTTAGCATGATTTGCGACCTGACTGGCTAATTTACTGACTTGCTCAAATAATACATCCATTCTTCCACTGGCTTGGACCGCAGTTTGTTGAATTTGTTTTTCTGCATTTTCTTTTAACAAAGTAGAAACTTCGTTATAAGTAATTACACTGGCAATGAGAAGAACGAGGGCCATAACTGAAACAAATACGATTAAGATTTGATTACGTAATGTATTCCAATGTTTAAGCTTAGGAAACATATATTGACAACCTTTCAAATAAGAAACTTAGAGACTATATTACATATTTGCTAAATCCCGTTAATCCCCTTTTTTCTTTATATCCCCTAATGAAATAAAACAAAAAAGACCGTATGAAATCGGTCTACTTTTTACCATAATTAAATAATAGATAGTTTTCTATTTATTTTCAATATATTCAGAAAACAACTATACTTTCCATTAGGAAATATATAGTAATCTCAACAAAGAATCTCACCTTTCTCAAAACGGGAAATAATCTTGGAAATAATAGAAACATGCTAATAACACTACCGTGATACAAAACAATATAATACTTCCAACTTTGTTTTCTTTCCATAATCTCATACCAATAACAAAGCCTTGCAAAATAATCACATAAAAACCAACTACTTTTAATGTAAATACCTCAAAAATAATTCCTAAAAAAACAACACAAAGACCTAGTAGATGGAAACTAGAGATCAACATTATTATTTTTCTAATTCCTTTGACTCTACTTTCCTTTACACCTTTTACATCCTTTTTAATAGAAAAGAAAACTATAAGAAGTAGTATGAGTAAAACAATGACTTGAATTGCTTTCATTTGTTTTTCACCCCCAAGGTATTTTCTTACATTTCTCAAAACGCCGTTTTACTAATATTTTTATATTAGTAATGATTTATTATTTATTTTACTTTACCTTACACAATTTATCTCATATTTTTCAAATCACATCTATTTTAATCAATCTGCATGAAACCTTTCACGATTTAGCCCAAATTAAAAATGGTTACCGCTTACTATGTATTTGTGGAGTCGAAGAAATATATAACTCATAGACTTAGTAATAAGGAGGTGTTCTTTTATGAAAGATACGGAGGATATCTTAAAGCAAGCTGATGTAAATAATGAAGCATTAAAAAAACTAATCGTCCAAAGAACAAGTTCTGGTAACAATGAAGCCAAAACTGTTGTTGACAATATGTTTAAACCTATTAATATTTCATCATCCTCTGCTGTTTCCACAGTGGTATCAAGTTATCTTACGATGTTCTCTGTACTACTTCAAAATGAAAGCTTTTTAGAAAAGCATGAAGAGTATGTACTTGAAAAAATAAATCAGTATGAAGAGATGATGTTACAGATTATAAAAGATGAAGAGAGGTACAAAGAGAAAACACTAAATCTCTTGAATCAGTAATTGATTTCTAATTGTGGTTATGAAAAAAATATTTAAAACACAGGAGGTAAAACATGGAAGAAAATATGAATAATGAATTAAGGAATGATGAGGATTGTTGTTCATCAGCTAGTGCAAATGAACAATCGGCTGCAGCTGGATCTGGAGGTCCAGATGGAGCCTCTTCATCTTCCTCAAGTGCTAGTATACAAGCGGCCGCTGCAGCAAGTGATGATGACGCATCAGCAGCGGCTGCGGATGCAGAAGCGGATGATTTTGCTGCGGCCGCAGCTGGGAATGAGGATGCTGATGCGGCTGCGGCTGATGCGGCTGCGGCTGATGCGGCTGCGGGACAAAATGCAGCAGCTGCATCAGGTGTTACTTCCTCTGCTGCAAGTTCACTTCATGCTTCTAGCGCTTCAGGTTCAGATGCGGATGCTGATGCCGATACGGACGCTGACGCCGATGCTGACGCCGATTCTGATGCTGATGCCGACTCTGACGCTGACGCTGATTCGGATGCCGACGCTGATTCGGATGCTGATGCCGATTCTGATGCTGATGCGGACTCCGATGCTGACGCTGATTCGGATGCCGATTCGGATGCCGACGCTGATGCTGACGCTGATGCCGATGCCAGTGCTGATGCTGATGCTGATGCCGATGCCGACGCCGATGCGGCGGCTGGAGATGCAACAAACCTTGTTATCCAAAACGTGACATCAGGTAATAATAGAGCGACCAACGACATTACAATTGAGTAAAAAAATTAAGGAGGATAAAGATGGAAAATAAAGAGCATGCAAATGATAATTATTGTTGCTCAGCAGAGGCTGGTACACAATCATCAGCTTCAGGCGCATCTGGCCCAGATGGGGCTTCCACAGCATCATCGAGTGCAGCAGATAAATCAGCTGCGGCAGCAGGAAATAATGATGCGAGTGCATCTGCAGCAAACGCTTCTGCTAGTCGTAACGCGGCTGCGGCAGCAAGTAACGAAGATGCTGATGCGGCTGCTGCCAGTGCAAATGCAAGTGACGGTGCTGCTGCTAGTGCAGGAAATAATTCTGCTAGTTCTGCTGGTGAACAGGCAGCTAGTTCAGCAGCAGCAAATGCCGATGCCGATTCGGATGCCGATGCCGATGCTAATGCTGACGCTGATGCTGATGCCGACGCTGATGCCAGTGCGGACGCTGACGCTGATGCTGATGCCGATGCTAGTGCCGATGCCGACGCCGATGCCAGTGCCGATGCCAGTGCCGATGCCGACGCGGATGCTAGTGCGGATGCCGACGCCGATGCCAGTGCCGATTCCGATTCCGATTCCGATGCGGATGCAAGTGC is a window from the Bacillus alkalicellulosilyticus genome containing:
- a CDS encoding sensor histidine kinase: MFPKLKHWNTLRNQILIVFVSVMALVLLIASVITYNEVSTLLKENAEKQIQQTAVQASGRMDVLFEQVSKLASQVANHAKVQEILLNHVNGIEPSFRERQSLMHVVNSYVPFSDGIDSFELYLSDERRLFPLNEADLSSRLDPRWIQKADEAKGRMIWISKDPNDPNFYLAIKQVTLLDRWFSQGGYLVVRIKDTYFQFNEASQTSDYMILLDGDVHPISSNFEGDVSLIFSTSGRSVTINESEHLLVEHVSKLTGWKTVILTPISSVTKDVTALRTALIVACIIGFFVFLIFSYSISTAITKPIQKLTKTLKYGTLGALHPNPEISSTKEINELNETYNNMVETMNHLIQVVYEKEILSSRAELKALQAQINPHFLFNTLDVLYWSLDEKGEEELSEYVLDMADLFRYTIQYDKQEDWVLVKEEIDHVERYMKIMKIRFEDRLTWKITVPAEFESVELPKLVIQPLVENAILHGIGNQVGQGHVEVIIKRGKGDFIQVIVKDNGAGMGQRTLESLYQSLKTDTMKLSGKSGMALVNVNKRLKLYYQIKQSYALMIESEKGKGTEVYFEIPWRRQRDEVSESDISR